Proteins encoded by one window of Microplitis demolitor isolate Queensland-Clemson2020A chromosome 6, iyMicDemo2.1a, whole genome shotgun sequence:
- the LOC103575117 gene encoding RNA-binding protein pno1, translating into MIKLSENKNTEAKSSKRRHDSESIMEVDTVNGIEGKVKNKSSTKRAKNVGGNEQRKVSVPAHRYTPLKENWEKIFTPVVEHLQLQIRFNLKTRNVELRTGPTTPDISNLQKGADFVKAFVLGFEVEDALALLRLDDLFVETFEVQDVKPLKGDHLSRAIGRLAGKGGRTKFTIENVTRTRVVLADHKIHILGSFQNIQIARRAICNLILGTPPSKVYGQLRNVSSRISERF; encoded by the exons atgataaaattatcagaaaataaaaatactgaagCGAAATCATCAAAACGTCGTCATGATAGTGAAAGTATAATGGAG gTGGATACTGTCAATGGTATTGAgggaaaagttaaaaataaaagttcaaCAAAACGAGCTAAAAATGTTGGAGGTAATGAGCAACGTAAa GTTTCAGTACCGGCACATCGCTACACTCCACTAAAAGAAAACTGGGAAAAAATCTTCACTCCCGTTGTAGAACACCTGCAATTACAAATAAGATTTAATCTAAAAACCCGCAACGTTGAATTGCGAACAGGTCCAACTACCCCAGACATTTCAAATCTACAGAAAGGCGCAGACTTTGTTAAAGCCTTTGTTCTGGGATTCGAAGTCGAGGATGCACTGGCTTTGTTGAGGCTCGACGATCTCTTTGTTGAGACCTTTGAGGTTCAGGATGTCAAGCCTTTGAAAGGCGACCACTTGTCCCGAGCGATCGGTCGTCTAGCCGGCAAAGGTGGTCGCACAAAGTTTACTATTGAGAATGTGACACGCACGCGCGTTGTCCTTGCGGATCATAAAATTCATATCCTGGGATCATTTCAGAATATTCAAATTGCCAGACGTGCTATTTGTAATTTGATTCTCGGTACCCCGCCTTCAAAAGTTTACGGACAATTGCGTAATGTTTCCTCTCGTATTTCCGAACGTTTTtga
- the LOC103575113 gene encoding etoposide-induced protein 2.4 homolog: MDNIAGIFKAMYCGFVDSLKGAIVLFYMDKQINERILKNSPAKISQHVKKDGFNNSPVKFKEPRESKILKRTIQCCALNGGVFWASILIFECGLLPSLKYLLTIIFGHSPGMGMAVWSWTKPFLSLTFGTVWVLPLFLLSRIVNSLWFQDIADSAYRHRQGRPLLLSSVSKLVADTLFSILVQALFLGQGMLVSKVPLPPIGELLALIHMCLLYALYAFEYKWFNMGWELHRRLTFIEGNWPYFVGFGLPLAVLTQLPNSYVISGCVFSILFPLFIVSGNEAQPVTGVCDCPLKLFSPVIAIANTLFNKTIGPVNRR; encoded by the exons ATGGACAACATCGCa ggAATATTCAAGGCCATGTACTGCGGTTTTGTGGACAGTTTGAAGGGAGCAATAGTACTTTTCTATATggacaaacaaataaatgaacgtatacttaaaaattcacCTGCTAAAATTTCGCAACATGTAAAAAAAGATGGATTTAATAATTCAccagttaaatttaaagaaccgag agaatcgaaaatattgaaacGAACAATTCAGTGCTGCGCATTGAATGGAGGAGTATTTTGGGCcagtatattaatatttgaatgtgGATTGCTGCcgtctttaaaatatttattaacaataatatttgggCACTCGCCGGGAATGGGAATGGCCGTATGGTCCTGGACAAAGCCATTTCTGTCATTGACATTCGGCACCGTATGGGTGCtgccattatttttattaagtcGGATTGTCAATAGTCTTTGGTTTCAG gATATAGCGGACAGTGCATACCGACACCGACAAGGCAGACCGTTATTACTGTCAAGTGTGAGTAAATTAGTGGCAGATACATTATTTAGTATCCTGGTGCAGGCGTTATTTTTGGGGCAAGGTATGCTTGTGTCTAAAGTACCTCTCCCACCAATTGGGGAACTTTTAGCTCTCATCCACATGTGCCTTTTGTATGCTCTCTATGCCTTTGAATACAAATGGTTCAACATGGGATGGGAATTACACCGTAGACTTACATTTATCGAGGGTAATTGGCCTTATTTCGTAGGCTTTGGATTACCATTAGCTGTATTAACTCAATTACCTAATTCTTATGTAATAAG tGGCTGTGTATTTTCAATCTTATTTCCGTTATTTATTGTAAGTGGGAATGAAGCTCAACCTGTCACTGGTGTatg TGACTGcccattaaaattattttcaccgGTCATCGCAATAGCCAATACACTATTCAATAAAACAATCGGACCTGTCAATCGACGATGA
- the LOC103575114 gene encoding EARP-interacting protein homolog has product MDSENPVIYGLEFQARALSAQNAETDVVRFLVGTQSLKLSNNQIHLVEFNDETNKLKTQIYNHDIGEIWSLHSSPTDQSFFITSYNTINDQGICVMKGALWKLPDEQNYTNDIEDLVKIFDIDTTIHGSDLKTIIYHPMEGSKAVAVVDNNFVLWDLAESLKPSTIGTLSTKGQPRFTTGKWNPHNGCNQFVTLNDNNVRGWDFRTPTEEAWTILNAHSQIVRDLDFNVNKQYILSTCGDDGYMKFWDIRSTTEPIISRMEHSHWVWNIRINKFHDQLVLTSSSDSRVILSSIPSVSSEPFGPIGHDEDSIDESVNRNKLDDGVIGKFEEHEDSVYAVEWSSADPWTFASLSYDGRLVINKVPRKYKYKILL; this is encoded by the exons ATGGACAGTGAAAATCCAGTAATTTATGGTCTAGAATttcag gccCGAGCTTTGTCAGCACAAAATGCAGAAACTGATGTCGTTAGATTTCTTGTTGGTACTCAGTCGCTTAAACTGTCAAACAATCAAATTCATCTTGTTGAATTCAATGACGAgacaaataaattgaaaacacaaatatataatcatgatATTGGGGAAATATGGTCATTACATTCATCACCGACAGATCaaagttttttcattacttCTTACAATACAATAAATg atcaAGGAATATGTGTAATGAAAGGTGCACTTTGGAAACTACCTGACGAACAAAATTATACAAATGATATTGAAgatttagttaaaatatttgatattgaCACAACAATACACGGAAGTGATTTAAAGACAATAATTTACCATCCAATGGAAGGTTCTAAagctgttgctgttgttgacaataattttgttttatggGATTTAGCTGAATCATTaaag ccATCAACAATTGGTACGTTGTCTACAAAAGGCCAGCCACGTTTTACAACCGGTAAATGGAATCCTCACAATGGTTGCAACCAATTTGTGACattgaatgataataatgtaCGTGGATGGGATTTTCGTACCCCAACTGAAGAAGCATGGACAATATTAAATGCCCATTCCCAAATAGTCAG AGACCTGGACTTTAATGTTAACAAACAATATATTTTGTCAACTTGCGGCGACGATGGTTACATGAAATTCTGGGACATACGGAGCACCACCGAGCCAATTATATCCCGAATGGAACATTCCCACTGGGTATGGAATATTaggattaataaatttcatgacCAGTTAGTTCTTACCTCGAGTAGTGACTCGAGAGTCATTTTATCTAGTATTCCGTCAGTCTCTTCAGAACCTTTTGGTCCGATTGGTCATGATGAAGACTCGATTGATGAATCTGTCAATCGCAATaa actTGACGACGGTGTAATTGGTAAATTTGAAGAACATGAAGACAGTGTTTATGCTGTTGAATGGTCATCAGCAGATCCATGGACATTTGCATCATTAAGTTACGATGGAAGGCTTGTTATCAATAAAGTACCAcgtaaatataagtataaaatattattataa
- the LOC106693056 gene encoding uncharacterized protein LOC106693056: protein MMTAMARLPCKTSNSNEYQQHHQQIHQQHHQRQSSASGNLFAGNSARNFWDIQTRQSNQTYVRSQHRQVDHTGKRKSAVELLQESKAFYVKSEIVLDRKQELKNSGHLQVAASTAAGAPPRLLRKCSNPITCNIPLASQGSSQLSGTSGPPCCWSNCQDNVILSPQRTLPPALPPKSPRLICSLPQRRAISGPPSSNGAGDQLQTKLRRLLVNTDSKENVFFSSDNPTLLSPVFGQHDDQHSSNTLDVRFKFGRSNSHSSSAKTSNRKLNNSTSPPPTDTTICHKSLPDLHTTVRRRSSLSPRASIKSPRSSASKTTSLTTTTHHHLTSTNCPDCETSSDYSEHSFKRDSNCYRSSRHIRRSMGSGGCDASSVLSSGGRTQKSSGSSKLSHGANARDSGGSSGHCTHRSEPPPRVQDCWSHVRRDSGASTQHSNEHPRSRRGSYIGIQTTTVIRTYSPDSESSEDQTDYSPTCNSRFSDGWKENRNRPILRSKSDISDRYWRNDNNLHQHLHNQRKALQRSGPPSRSLAELENFFDKLGLDSDNYEQITVPASNTSSPVYFDSVSSVDSALGLHPWTGINQQSSNGTGKNWPGGGGGGGGGGGAGVSGNCPNTGQEDTSQRVSDPPSIVERNARIIKWLCQCRKLQFGYT, encoded by the exons ATGATGACTGCAATGGCAAGATTACCCTGCAAAACATCTAATTCAAATGAATACCAGCAACATCACCAGCAAATTCATCAACAACATCATCAGAGACAGAGTAGCGCAAGTGGTAATTTATTTGCTGGTAATAgcgcaagaaatttttgggACATCCAGACACGACAATCCAATCAAACTTATGTAAGATCCCAGCACAGACAAGTTGATCAtacag GTAAAAGAAAGAGTGCAGTTGAATTACTACAAGAATCAAAAGCATTTTATGTTAAAAGTGAGATAGTATTAGACCGTaaacaagaattaaaaaatagtggaCATTTGCAAGTCGCGGCATCAACAGCAGCAGGTGCACCGCCACGTTTATTACGTAAATGCAGCAATCCAATAACATGTAATATACCTTTAGCATCTCAAGGATCCTCACAATTGTCTGGAACATCTGGACCCCCATGTTGTTGGTCCAACTGTCAAGACA atgTTATATTAAGTCCACAACGTACACTGCCTCCAGCATTGCCACCAAAAAGTCCACGACTAATATGTTCATTACCACAAAGACGTGCAATATCAGGACCACCAAGCAGTAATGGTGCTGGTGATCAACTACAAACAAAGTTACGTAGATTATTAGTAAACACTGATAGtaaagaaaatgtttttttttcatctgatAATCCGACTTTATTATCACCCGTTTTTGGACAACATGATGAtcag caTTCATCAAATACATTGGAtgtaagatttaaatttgGACGTAGTAATTCACATTCATCATCAGCGAAAACAAGTAacaggaaattaaataatagtacaTCACCACCGCCTACAGATACGACAATTTGTCATAAATCATTACCAGATTTACATACTACAGTAAGACGTCGTTCATCACTGTCGCCCCGCGCTTCTATAAAATCACCAAGATCATCAGCATCTAAAACCACATCATTGACTACCACAACCCATCATCATTTGACCTCAACAAATTGTCCCGATTGTGAAACAAGTTCAGATTACTCCGAACACAGTTTTAAGCGCGACTCAAACTGTTATCGCAG ctCGAGACATATAAGGAGATCCATGGGATCAGGTGGCTGTGATGCCAGTAGTGTATTAAGTTCTGGTGGACGTACGCAGAAATCATCTGGGTCAAGTAAACTGAGCCACGGAGCTAACGCCAGAGATTCTGGTGGTTCTTCTGGACACTGTACACATCGCAGTGAGCCTCCACCACGagtacaa GACTGTTGGAGTCACGTAAGACGTGACAGTGGCGCATCAACCCAACATTCAAACGAACATCCACGTTCACGTAGAGGTAGTTACATCGGTATACAAACGACCACAGTCATAAGGACGTACAGTCCTGATTCTGAAAGTAGCGAGGATCAGACTGATTATAGTCCTACATGTAATTctag ATTTTCTGATGGCTGGAAAGAAAATCGAAATCGACCAATTTTACGTTCAAAATCGGACATAAGCGATCGTTATTGGCGtaacgataataatttacatcaaCATTTACACAACCAACGTAAAGCATTACAGCGTTCGGGTCCGCCTTCGCGGTCATTAGCAgagttggaaaattttttcgataaactTGGTTTGGACAGTGATAATTACGAGCAGATAACGGTACCGGCATCAAATACATCCTCACCGGTATATTTCGATAGCGTTAGCTCTGTTGATTCCGCACTGGGCCTCCATCCGTGGACGGGAATTAATCAACAGTCTAGTAATGGTACCGGTAAAAATTGGCCAGGTGGAGGTGGAGGTGGGGGTGGGGGTGGAGGTGCTGGAGTAAGTGGTAATTGTCCTAATACAGGTCAAGAAGACACTAGTCAACGTGTTAGCGACCCACCTAGTATTGTTGAACGTAAtgcaagaataattaaatggcTGTGTCAGTGTCGAAAACTTCAATTTGGTTacacttga